In Centropristis striata isolate RG_2023a ecotype Rhode Island chromosome 8, C.striata_1.0, whole genome shotgun sequence, the genomic window CATCATTCTCTATTACAGCTTGATATATCTGCAGATACTTAACAGTCAGCTATCATAGTACAGAGCTCTAGGAGGgcacagacctccaccaaggccatgcACACTTTTAACAAAACTGAAAAGTAATTTGTGTATTCATCCTGTGATTTGAATtcactccaaaatgtaattgGTCTTCTTTGGCTTATGCTACAACCTTCTACtaagtttcatgaaaaacaaAGCCAATAGTAAGACAGTAGTAGAGACAACAATGTGGCAGCATACTGCACAGACACAGTTAGTTTAGTGTTAATTGGCTGGAGAAGGAACACGGAAAATATATAAGAGTCACAGgccaaaaacagtcattttaatcaaattaacaACAGCCATgatcttgttttgttgttggagCGAGAACGCAGGACTTTCAGTTGTAACGTGTCAGGAGCTCTCAGCTGGGGTAAAGATACAAAGAGTCATTGGTAGGACTCAAGTTCATAGAGCCAGTCACACCAAAAACATGCCATCTTTCACTGTCTCCCATTCTCACAACTCTCTCCATCTGCCCCTCCCTCATTCTCATCCCACTATCTGCCCCCCATCCCTTTCTCCATCTCTTATCCAGATGCAAAGAGCAGTCAGTAATCGGATGAGAGCAGATTTGATTCAAAAGGCTTCCCTTTAAAATCTCAGCCAGTAGGATTTAAAACTCACTCTCCTGCCTCGCCTCTTACCCTCCACCACCCCCTttgcctccccctcctcccctccctctccctctgcttcctctcctctctgggttGTGTTAATGCACTTCACCATCCAGCAAGCCCTAGCAGTCATTTAATCACATGGAACAATGGCAGGGTCCCAGGAACAGAATGGCAAAAGGGTAATAGCACGACTAAAACACTCAAGCATTCATTACAACACTCATTATCGAAGCAATTTACCATCTGGAACAAAGGCCTAAAATCCCCTGTTACTAACTTCAGGGACAATCAGACGTTTAAGTCAGGACACCCATGCTGCCTCTGATGAGGTGTTTGGAGCGCCACACTACTATAAATCAGCACTGTAATtgtattttaacacatttcaggCCATCTTTTCATTCACTTTAAGCATTACACATAGGTAAAGGATGGTGCCCAGTGGCAAACAATTACAgcaaatctttttcttttacagagtCACTCCCTCCTTCACTCCCTTCCTCTCCTTTTCACTTCAAACAAATTAGAGGCAAATCCACTTGGTCATGTGTTTTGACAGGGGCACTCATTCAAatagtgaaagagagagagagaggtagagagagattGCTGCAGGGAGACATACGATAAGATCAACGCAGGTATTCCCTCCTATCAGTTTTCAaggtaagatttaaaaaaaaggaaatagcaTCATGACAATTTGTTCTTCACAAGAGAGAAAAGTTGTGATATCTGTGTGTGTAGAGTAGGACGATGACGTTGTTGAGGTTGGTAATTGTTATTGTGCAGCTTTACCGTGAAGTTAGTGCCTCTGTAAAATCAGCTTCGTGACTCTGCCTTTTCCACTTGTGCCTTGATTACATTTGTCACACTGTATGAGTTTGTCCATTAGGTGATTGGTTTGCTGCGAAACATTGCTCATTTAATCATGACATTACCAAATTCAATAGCCATCATCAACATTAGGTGAGAGCTCAGTGGAGTGTTAAATGACACCTGTCATCAATGTGAATTTGCTGAAAAGAAGTGAGAGGCGAATGGCTGAGAGCTGCTGACACACTGATGACATTGTTACAGGACATACTGGTTTCTGTGTACATTCAGGGTGAGGATGTAGGTGTCACATCATCCCAAGAGCAAACACTTTCGCTCTTAATGTTTCTCTGGAATATTCATGCAGtctgcgtgtatgtgtgtgtgtgtgtgtgtgtgtgtgtgtgtgtgtgcatgaatgcaCATGTAGGTGTGTTCTGTgggttactgtgtgtgtgtgtgtgtgtgtgtgtgtgtgtgtgtgtgtgtgtgggtgtgctcCTGCCTGTTTATGAAAGTTTGCAAACTAGACGAGGGCCAGTTTGACTTGCAAAATAGCACTTACTTGGAGTCGGAAGCTAGGGAGGAATTACAAATTGCTCAGGTAGGTGCAGGTAAAGCTGCAGCTTGAATTGCAAATATTTAAGATTATATCTTGGTGACTAAAttcttttaatgtttgtttttttgttcttcttcATTTCAGGATCATCGGCTTTCCTGCCATCTCTCCCTGTCTCCATTGGTGACAGTGCCTAACAACCATCGCCATGGGTGAAATGGAGCAATTGAGAAAGGAGGCGGACAGTCTCAAAGACCAGATCACTGTCAGTAGGCCCATCCATATCATCTTTAATGAGTTTTTTATCATTATGTCGGGCTGGGTATCTTTAAAAATGTTCATACTGATAATTTGACTTTGATACCGGCTCCTGGATGATTTTTTCGATACCAATTTTCTAAAATCCTAAAAGAAATTATAACATTCAGCATTATGGTACAAAtctttactgtgtttttcaGTACTTTTATAGATATGCAATGCATTTATTGTCAAGCCTCGGCTTTGTACGAAACCTGCATTTCTCTAAGATGTGTAACAGCAGATCACCAAAATGATTAGATCTTGGTACAAGCATGCTGCATGCTTATTTGCTCATTGACACTTAGGTACTGAAATTAAGTATTGAATGACAAGGATTTTCTTTAATACTCAAGTCGAAGCAATTCAGTCTGTGCCATAAAAGCATCAAAGTTCCGACCCAGCCCTATCATTACATgactttgtttttcactttgtcCTGAAGACATTTCTTCCCCAAGTATCTATAAATTATTCATAAACACATCTTAGATCAATACTGGCAGTAACCTGACTACTGTcgtgtttttgtgtctgctcTCCAGGCAGCTCGTAAGGGGGTGCAGGACACCACGCTGCAGGAAGCAGCAGCTGGGATCAGCGTGGTGGGGCGTGTCCAGTTGAAGACCAGAAAAACACTACGGGGTCACCTTGCCAAGATCTACGCTATGCACTGGGGCGCTGACTCCACGTAAATACCAAACATGTTGTACACAAATTGAAAGAGCACCTGCTGTTTAATTTCACAGCCAGGATCTGAGAGGCTTCGATTTAATTTAGCACCAAATTAGAGTGAGGAGAACCAATAAATTCTGATTGGGAAATTAGATCTGTAACTGGATGATTTATTAGAAACAAGCCtgatgttgttgtggttgttattTTAGCTTACAGtgcaggccaaaagtttggacacaccttctcattcaatgtttttcctttattttcatgactattgacattgtaaattcatcaaaactattaatgaacacatgtggaattatgtacttaacaaaaaagtgtgaaataactgaaaacatgtcttatattctagtaagcaaagggtggctactttgaggaatctaaaatacaagacatgttttcagttatttcacactttttttgttaagtacataattccatatgtgtttattcatagttttgatgccttcagtgagaatctacaatgtaaatagtcatgaaaataaagaaaaacgcattgaatgagatgggtgtgtccaaacttttggcctgtactgtatataatatgTCTTTATtctttctctgttcttgttttttaaattgctgttaTTGTCACTCCAGGCTGTGTGTCAGTGCCTCACAAGATGGAAAACTCATAGTGTGGGACAGCATCACAACCAACAAGGTAGGAAAGAGTTGATGAGATGTGTATCATAATTACAGTGATGGTAGATGAGGCCAAATGAACACCACATGAAGCCAAAAATGTGCTCTCCAACTTAAAACTGAGCCAGCAGTAACTGGAACCAACCATGCAGAGTACATTCaccctcaaacacacaaacagcttcACTTTTAAACGCCTCATAAAACCTCATTTCACCTTCAGATTCAGTGATAGAAGTGTATTTGAGTCCCACCTGTCTCCTGTGTGTCTCCAGGTGAATGCCATCCCCCTCAAGTCCTCGTGGGTGATGACTTGCGCCTATGCACCTTCGGGGAACCTCGTGGCTTGTGGCGGTCTGGACAACATGTGCTCCATCTACAACCTCAAGGGAAAAGACGGAAACGTCAAGGTCATGCGTGAGCTGGCGGCACACACAGGTGGGACGAGACACatctcttaaccctctggagtccatctatttattgaaaatacacatgttttatttacagtaataactttatttatatatgatatgtagacaagctcaaaaagccagttgaaagttcaatcataggagctttcagtgtgctatttatttttctaggacatttttaaattgtgaattttctttctacaatgaaaactattactatttttaattaacatgcaaacagactgttttatagttttattatttattattttttctgctgtttttgtgtctattaatgttttttttttttaaatggtacttttccatagacacctgtatcttttgtttgtatttttttcggttcctggcagctttatactttgttatttaaaataaaatgaaaaatctgactgataacCAAGTTTGTGtcaagaaaaaggagccatgcgtgtgatgtaaggacagactgaaagatgctaaacacagacagaaacgaatgcatagggagttgaacattttgaaccaaaatctcctggacttcacaAGTTTAAAGTCACTGATGCTCTCAACTTGACTGAATTTTTTGGAACTTTTATTTACTTACACTGAGTCTTCAGGCTGCTCACATGGTATTTCTTTGGTTGCCCAGGCTACCTGTCCTGCTGCCGTTTCCTCAGTGACAGTGAGATCATCACCAGCTCTGGAGACTGCACTTGGTAAGAATAAAGTATAATTAAGAGAGACACTGcaggcaaaaacatttttttccatgcactggtcaattttcaaaatgtttgtctattttctttcagactagtggaaagaaaacatccaaaatataGATTTAGGTGTTTATGTTACTGCACTTTGCCTGCTTgcatctgtagatttctcctaaattcgcCAAAAATGAGCATTAGATAatgtctcatttgcatatttaaacatgtctAAATGTAAGTTatcaactggggaagtttcatgatATCatgataattacattttttaccttATTCACCTATAGTGTCTccactaaaaacaaaaataacttttgtcttttgtgtatcACCTTCTAGCGTACTATGGGACATTGAGACAGGGACCCAAAAGACCGTCTTTGCAGGACACCAGGGAGACTGCATGTCCCTGGCTGTGTCCCCAGACTTCAAGTTTTTCATCTCAGGGGCGTGTGACTTCACGGCCAAGCTGTGGGACATCAGGGAGGCCCAATGCAGACAGACCTTTGGAGGCCACGAGAGTGACATCAACGCAATTGGGGTGAGGATGATGAGGATGTCCTCCTCGCGTCTGTGTCAGAGCTCTgcctctttcttcttttttgctcaaaGGAGTTTCTAATCTCTCTCTTCCAGTTCTTCCCTAATGGTAACGCAGTGATAACAGGCTCGGATGACGCCACCTGTAAGCTGTACGACCTGCGAGCCGACCAGGACCTCATCACCTACCAGGACTCCAGCATCATGTGCGGGGTGACCTCCCTGGCCCCCTCCTTGTCTGGACGCCTCCTACTGGCCGGCTACGACGACTTCAATGTCAACATCTGGGACGCACTTAAATCGGAGAGAGTGGGTGAGTACAGGTGGAAAAAAGAGATGATAAAGAACCAGCATCCGAATTTGGAAACTGATTTTAAAGATGGACTATGCTGGACAACCCTATAGGTCGTTTGTACAGCAGTTTAGAATGAACCATATTTTAGTTTGTCTTTAGCAGCCGCCTGTgactgtagtaattatgaaggaCGCCAAGGTGGAAGTGCCGTTTCAGTGAGTGTAAAAGTAAAGGCAAAAGCAAGGATATGGAGTTTAAAGAGCGACAAAGCTCACTTAGGGTGGCCATGTGTGAGTTGTTGTGGGTGGGTCCAACAAACAAAGGATTTTGACTGAGGACTCCGTCATTCTTCTCCGTGTGAGACCAAAAGTACATATTGTTATTTGAAGTTACATAACTTCCAGGCACAGCAACGTCACTACATCATCACACTTTGTCGCCAATGTGACTACCTCACTTCTAATAGGTATATTTTCCATGGTAGTCAATCTATTTTactcttttaaaaatctaaCCAGaagcaagtagttttgttgtctaAATCAACTTTCACAATGTTGACAATGTGCTTAAAATGTGGCTTTTAAGTTTACGTACAAGGATGGGTGGATTTCTGCCCCCGACGCTGCTGGGGGTTGTATTTGAGGGTAGAAAACAAACAACCGACGTGGTTGTAAGGTTTAGAGGACTTGTTGAAAACAATGTACGGACTCATACAAAGATAATCCttctcaatcatcacttatgacccactagaagtgtgtggtggtgtctgtCTGTGCAGAAACGCTGACCTCTgcttgtattttctcttttgtttttattttgccgTGTTCATGACATCCCTAGTGTCACCATGAAACAACACAATTAACACAACACTAAAGAAATGCAAATATAGCAAGGCTTAACAGCAACCAGACAAAACTTGCTCCAAAACGAGTCTGCATCTTGGGTTTGTTTGCTGTAAGGGAGGGGCCAAGTTTCACTGATGCATttacaaacagaaagaaaaaatcctgcatagtatgcctttaaagcACCTAAAACCTCCAGTTTTAAACTCCAGATATGAGGTGAAGTTTTCTGCATCTGAGTCATGTCAGTGCCAATATCTAGTGGCACTTTCGTCAGCTTACATAACCCTTTTTCTTCTGTGCTGTCATCCAGGAGTGCTGGCTGGTCACGACAACAGAGTGAGCTGCATCGGAGTGTCCTCAGATGGGATGGCGTGTTGCACAGGATCCTGGGACAGCTTCCTCAAGATATGGAACTGAGGCTGTTCCTCATCAgcgagcagagagagagagcagcctGGGAGAAAGtgaagaagataaaaaaaagaaattggagTTTGAGGGAGGGGATGAGAGACGAGGAGCCGCATAGGGTGAGAAGAGGGTATTTTAATTGTGCCAAGTCCTATCTAATGTTGGAGAGGGGTTTAATGTGAAGATTTTCTCCTCTCACATTGCGCTCTCACCTTCTCTTCTCACGTTATGGGGGAATTTAGGGGTGGGACAAAGGGGTGGGGGTCTCAGTAAAGGATCATTCCTCTAAATAGTTTATTATATTGCGGTTAAAATAACATATGCACATTTATCGCAGCAATTCAGAGGTCACCCAATGAGAACAGTTGCCAAATGGAAATGGTAGCACACTGGATGAGATGGAATTGAATACGTGTCAAGTTACGGCCTGTGTAGGTTCACAGTAGCTATACTAATATGCTGTGTTTTATATCAAAGCATAAGTTATGTCATATGAGTAAtatgagcattttttttgttgtttgttcttagTTTTTGGTAGATTCCCTAGATGCTTATACTTCATTTtctaactttatttaaaatggaGTTCTAGTTTGCAGATGTCTACATTAGTGTTTGAGTTGTTTTGTATGTGATTGATGGATGATATTTACCAGGATTTTGGGGTCTTACCATTTGGTCtaacccccctcccctcctgtAGCTAGACCTGAAAAGTGCTTTGGGTAAACTGTTGAACTGACAGATGGGATAATAAAATGGTTTTCATGGTTCACTAAGcacttacaaaaaaagatgaccCCATTTGTCTCAGGACAGGAGGACGTTTTGTACGAGTGCTACATGGATGATAACGGCTATTGTGTGCATATGAGAAATACATCTGAATCTGTATGTGACcgcttatttttttcctctgcatGGTACAAAATACACTACGAGGACAGTTTGTGTACATACAGAAAAAAACGTGTCTAAATTCTGACTAGACTTTGGACGGCCTCTTTTCCAGCACTGGATACACACTGCGAAGTAAAGCAATACCTTTCTTAAAGACTGTCTAATAAACATGGGATTCTGCAATACACAAGTCTTTAGTGTTGATTTCTGATATGCTGCATTTAGTGATCTTGTTTATAACATGTCAAAGTACAAATTCAAGGACTTATATTAGAGTTTTATCCACTTTATATtggtaaatatacttttttactgCGCAACATGTCTGAccgctttagttacttttcagtttttaATCCCCTTCCTGTGCAGTGAAAACCACACAACTCCAAATTTGGtgaatttgaactttttttGATAAGGGAACACTTTATCCTTCATTTAATGTGTTGAGAAAATCCTCCAACTTCTTAAgctaaataaactattttaaacCCCTCTTGGAACAGCTGGAAAAGTCAtcttcacaaagctgaaaacggCTCCATAAATAGCTGACTTCTTGGAGAGACAAACATACGATTCTTAAagaatatgatgcattatagGAGGTAAAATGAGCACAACCGTAAACAACTACagcagaaaaatgcaacatacagATTAATGCAACAACAGTATTAATCCAAAAGCAGTTATAAtagtaaaacactgacacttttgtaaggttttgaatgcaggattttttcttgtagtttcttcttccaccactggatgttGGCGTGATGATTTATCACTCAAATGTATCTTCATTGTGAAAAACCTCCAGTACACAAATAAGTTGAGATTGAAATGTTAGTTAATTTACAGGCTCCCTCTAGTGTTTAGTACTAAAGCTTCATTACAAACTGTTCTCTAAAAGAGGAAATGAAGaggcaaaattttaaaaacccaACTGACAGTTGAATGAAAAATTAGAGCTAgtactttttgtgcttttattataAAAGTTAAGTTTGACAATTTACAAGTCAAAAAATGTAGcgcagaaaaaaacaaggaaaccacaagagaaagaaaatacCCAAACTAGTTGGTCAAAGTAGTCAATATCAAAGATTTAAAGCTCAAGTAATAATgcaaatacttttatttatatttacaagaaGACAAAACAGGATAGAAAACTGCAATGATAAAAGGAATATACACAAgcggaaaaaaaagttgaagaaatGCTGTACACATAAAAGCCTGTTccaaaagatataaaaatggcAGGATTCTGTACACGTCGCTGCAGTGAATCATCTGTTCTCCTGATCCAGAGACACTGCCAGCACTCTGCGGTCCATTTGCCCAATCCTCTGCTTATCTGGGGTGGACACCTTCAGCTTCATCTGGAAAgt contains:
- the gnb3a gene encoding guanine nucleotide-binding protein G(I)/G(S)/G(T) subunit beta-3a gives rise to the protein MGEMEQLRKEADSLKDQITAARKGVQDTTLQEAAAGISVVGRVQLKTRKTLRGHLAKIYAMHWGADSTLCVSASQDGKLIVWDSITTNKVNAIPLKSSWVMTCAYAPSGNLVACGGLDNMCSIYNLKGKDGNVKVMRELAAHTGYLSCCRFLSDSEIITSSGDCTCVLWDIETGTQKTVFAGHQGDCMSLAVSPDFKFFISGACDFTAKLWDIREAQCRQTFGGHESDINAIGFFPNGNAVITGSDDATCKLYDLRADQDLITYQDSSIMCGVTSLAPSLSGRLLLAGYDDFNVNIWDALKSERVGVLAGHDNRVSCIGVSSDGMACCTGSWDSFLKIWN